In the genome of Pseudomonas sp. P5_109, one region contains:
- a CDS encoding response regulator: MHNTQAPVNDDQKTPGDDKRWSIRALIVDDDVPIRELMIDYLARFNIHASGVTDGTAMRQAMQAEHFDVVVLDLMLPGEDGLSLCRWLRAESDIPILMLTARCEPTDRIIGLELGADDYMAKPFEPRELVARIQTILRRVRDDRSEQRANIRFDNWRLNSVLRQLIADDGLVVPLSNAEFRLLWVFIERPRRVLSREQLLDAARGRSIEAFDRSIDLLVSRLRQKLGDDPKAPQLIKTVRGEGYLFDARDIG; this comes from the coding sequence ATGCACAACACCCAAGCACCCGTGAACGACGATCAAAAAACGCCCGGTGACGACAAACGCTGGAGCATTCGCGCCCTGATCGTCGACGATGACGTCCCGATCCGCGAATTGATGATCGACTACCTGGCCCGGTTCAACATCCACGCGAGCGGCGTCACCGATGGCACCGCGATGCGCCAGGCGATGCAGGCGGAACATTTCGACGTGGTGGTGCTCGACCTGATGCTACCCGGTGAAGACGGCCTGTCGCTATGCCGCTGGTTGCGTGCCGAATCGGACATCCCGATCCTGATGCTCACCGCCCGCTGCGAACCCACCGACCGGATCATCGGCCTCGAACTCGGCGCCGACGACTACATGGCCAAGCCGTTCGAACCCCGCGAACTGGTGGCGCGGATCCAGACCATCCTGCGTCGGGTACGCGATGACCGCAGCGAACAGCGCGCGAACATTCGCTTCGACAATTGGCGCCTGAACAGCGTGCTGCGCCAACTGATTGCCGACGATGGCCTGGTGGTGCCGCTGTCCAACGCCGAATTCCGCCTGCTCTGGGTATTTATCGAACGTCCGCGCCGCGTGCTCAGCCGTGAACAACTGCTGGACGCCGCCCGCGGTCGGTCGATTGAAGCCTTTGACCGCAGCATCGACCTGCTGGTGTCGCGCCTGCGCCAGAAACTCGGCGACGATCCCAAGGCTCCGCAGTTGATCAAGACCGTTCGCGGCGAGGGTTACCTGTTCGATGCCCGAGACATCGGCTGA
- a CDS encoding sensor histidine kinase, giving the protein MRGRFDTLFGRLFGVLLLAIILAHLLAFAWFHHYGPPPPPPPPEFSEGLDGPRPPLDPRFEKRPPRPWFGGPLVPLTFQLVSLIIAAWYGAKLLSRPIQRLSDAAERLSENLDSPPLEESGPREARQAAHTFNKMQRRILEQVKQRSRMLGAVSHDLRTPLSRLKLRLEKIDDDKLQGQMRQDLDDMINMLDATLTYLHEQRTSEAAQWMDVQALVESLSENAQDQGANVQASGHCAPLQVQPMALRSCINNLMDNALRYAGQALITLQDHREQLVIRVIDHGPGIAAEQREAVFEPFFRLEGSRNRNSGGVGLGMTIAREAAQRMGGQLTLEETPGGGLTAVIRLPRA; this is encoded by the coding sequence ATGCGCGGGCGCTTCGATACGCTGTTCGGCCGCCTGTTTGGCGTGCTGCTGCTGGCGATTATCCTCGCGCACCTGCTGGCCTTTGCCTGGTTTCACCATTACGGCCCGCCGCCACCTCCGCCGCCTCCGGAGTTTTCCGAAGGCCTGGACGGGCCACGTCCGCCACTGGACCCACGCTTCGAGAAGCGGCCGCCACGGCCGTGGTTCGGCGGCCCCTTGGTGCCCCTGACGTTTCAATTGGTCTCGCTGATCATTGCCGCCTGGTACGGTGCCAAACTGCTCAGCCGGCCGATCCAGCGCCTGAGTGACGCAGCCGAGCGCCTGAGCGAAAACCTCGACAGCCCGCCACTGGAAGAATCCGGGCCACGGGAAGCACGCCAAGCGGCGCACACGTTCAACAAAATGCAGCGGCGCATCCTGGAACAGGTCAAGCAGCGCTCGCGCATGCTTGGCGCAGTGTCCCACGACCTGCGCACGCCACTGTCGCGGCTCAAGCTGCGGCTGGAGAAGATCGACGACGACAAGCTGCAAGGCCAGATGCGCCAAGACCTCGACGACATGATCAACATGCTCGACGCCACCCTCACCTACCTGCATGAACAGCGCACCAGCGAAGCTGCGCAGTGGATGGACGTGCAGGCATTGGTGGAGTCCCTGAGCGAAAATGCCCAGGACCAGGGCGCGAACGTCCAGGCCAGCGGCCACTGTGCCCCCCTGCAAGTGCAACCGATGGCCTTGCGTTCCTGCATCAACAATCTGATGGACAATGCCCTGCGCTATGCCGGACAGGCACTGATTACCCTGCAAGACCATCGTGAACAGCTGGTGATTCGGGTCATCGATCATGGCCCGGGTATCGCCGCGGAGCAACGTGAAGCCGTATTCGAACCCTTCTTTCGCCTTGAAGGCTCGCGCAATCGCAACTCCGGCGGCGTTGGCCTGGGCATGACCATTGCCCGCGAAGCCGCGCAACGAATGGGCGGACAGCTGACACTGGAAGAAACCCCAGGTGGCGGCCTGACGGCGGTGATTCGCCTGCCCCGCGCCTGA
- a CDS encoding AI-2E family transporter, producing the protein MINNDRLLVQILLVVLFGASFWVMAPFWSAMFWGAVLAFASWPLMRLLTRWLNGRESLAAALLTLGWMVLVAAPLVWLGFNLADHIRDATAFIKDAQVEGLPEAPVWLGSIPLVGERLVGIWNSIDEQGAAMMVSLKPYLGQVGNWLLARSAQIGGGILELTLSIVFVFFFYRDGPRLAAFVHTLLERLIGQRAGYYIELVAGTVQRVVNGVIGTAAAQAILALIGFLIAGVPGALVLGIVTFMLSLIPMGPPLVWIPATAWLAWKGEYGMAIFLGIWGTFVISGVDNVLKPYLISRGGNLPLVIVLLGVFGGLIAFGFIGLFIGPTLLAVAYSLLIDWSKTQARVEDRRP; encoded by the coding sequence ATGATCAATAATGATCGCCTGTTGGTGCAGATCCTGCTCGTGGTGCTGTTTGGCGCGAGCTTCTGGGTGATGGCGCCGTTCTGGTCGGCGATGTTCTGGGGCGCGGTCCTGGCATTTGCCAGTTGGCCACTGATGCGCTTGTTGACCCGATGGCTCAACGGCCGCGAGTCTCTGGCGGCGGCATTGCTGACGCTGGGCTGGATGGTGCTGGTTGCGGCGCCGCTGGTGTGGCTGGGTTTCAACCTCGCCGACCATATTCGCGATGCCACGGCATTCATCAAGGATGCGCAGGTCGAGGGGCTACCGGAAGCACCGGTGTGGCTGGGTTCGATTCCCCTGGTGGGCGAGCGGTTGGTAGGGATCTGGAACAGCATCGATGAGCAGGGCGCGGCGATGATGGTGTCGCTCAAGCCTTATCTGGGGCAGGTGGGTAACTGGTTGCTGGCGCGCAGCGCGCAGATCGGCGGCGGTATTCTCGAGCTGACCCTGAGCATCGTCTTCGTGTTCTTTTTCTATCGTGACGGACCGCGCCTGGCGGCGTTTGTCCACACTTTGCTGGAGCGGCTGATCGGTCAGCGGGCCGGTTACTACATTGAACTGGTGGCGGGCACGGTACAGCGGGTGGTGAACGGTGTGATCGGCACTGCGGCGGCCCAGGCGATCCTGGCGCTGATCGGGTTCCTGATTGCCGGTGTGCCGGGAGCGTTGGTGCTCGGTATCGTGACGTTCATGCTCAGCCTGATCCCGATGGGCCCGCCGCTGGTATGGATTCCTGCGACCGCGTGGCTGGCCTGGAAAGGCGAATACGGGATGGCCATATTCCTCGGGATCTGGGGCACATTCGTCATCAGCGGTGTCGACAACGTGCTTAAACCGTACCTGATCAGCCGTGGCGGTAACCTGCCGCTGGTCATCGTGCTGCTTGGGGTGTTTGGCGGGTTGATTGCCTTTGGTTTTATCGGCCTGTTCATCGGCCCGACATTGCTGGCGGTGGCCTACAGCCTGTTGATCGACTGGAGCAAGACCCAGGCGCGGGTTGAAGATCGCCGGCCCTGA
- a CDS encoding DUF4892 domain-containing protein, with the protein MRSFSLLVLCGFSPLLFAADVPGSQDLPIVPRMVDAQIVDYRPAAELERNYPLGSIRKISGQLRFDGQVSARGNVTSVTYELPPEHSSIEAFTAAREALQQQDAGLLFWCQARDCGESSLWANEVFGNAKLYGADDQQAYLLLRLAAPRDNTLVALYSITRGNRKAYLHVEQFDASAPLGELLPTSATLLRELKSTGELDFSTLNSAPDETWLRLISRGLNLDTTLRVSISGANAEAWRQALVGQGVRAARMETGSAEGSGLHIELLR; encoded by the coding sequence ATGCGTTCATTCAGTTTGCTGGTGCTGTGCGGTTTCAGTCCCTTGTTGTTCGCCGCCGATGTTCCGGGCAGTCAGGACCTCCCGATAGTGCCGCGCATGGTCGATGCCCAGATTGTCGACTATCGCCCTGCCGCCGAACTGGAGCGGAACTACCCCTTGGGCTCGATCCGCAAGATCAGTGGCCAGTTGCGTTTCGACGGTCAGGTCAGTGCCCGCGGCAACGTCACTTCGGTGACCTACGAGTTGCCACCGGAGCATTCATCCATCGAGGCGTTCACCGCTGCCCGCGAAGCTTTGCAACAGCAGGACGCCGGACTGCTCTTCTGGTGCCAGGCGCGCGATTGCGGCGAAAGCAGCCTCTGGGCCAATGAAGTCTTCGGCAACGCCAAGTTGTACGGTGCCGACGATCAACAAGCCTATTTACTGCTGCGACTTGCCGCACCACGGGATAACACGCTCGTCGCGCTGTACAGCATCACCCGCGGCAATCGCAAAGCCTACCTGCATGTCGAGCAGTTCGACGCGTCGGCACCGCTGGGCGAGTTGTTGCCCACCTCCGCGACCTTGCTGCGTGAACTCAAGAGCACCGGTGAGCTCGATTTTTCCACATTGAACAGCGCACCTGACGAAACCTGGCTACGCCTGATTTCTCGCGGACTGAATCTGGACACCACCTTGCGGGTCAGTATTTCCGGAGCCAACGCCGAAGCCTGGCGTCAGGCCCTGGTTGGCCAGGGTGTGCGTGCCGCCCGGATGGAAACCGGCAGCGCCGAAGGCTCTGGCCTGCACATCGAGCTATTGCGATAG
- a CDS encoding glutathione S-transferase family protein: MIDLYTAATPNGHKVSIVLEELGLPYTVHALSFDKKEQKSADFLKINPNGRIPAIVDRANGDFAVFESGAILIYLAEQTGKLMPSDPKGRSLVLQWLMFQMGGIGPMQGQANVFFRYFPEKLQGAIDRYQHETRRLYEVLDTRLQSVEFLAGEYSIADIATFPWVRGYEWSGVSVEGLTALQRWMATLEARPAVQRGLQVPQRADEASVIKGAQAMLIR, translated from the coding sequence ATGATAGATCTCTACACCGCTGCGACCCCGAATGGCCACAAGGTCTCTATCGTGCTCGAGGAACTCGGCCTGCCCTACACGGTGCATGCCTTGAGTTTCGACAAAAAGGAGCAGAAGTCCGCGGACTTCCTCAAGATCAACCCCAATGGCCGGATTCCGGCGATTGTCGACCGCGCCAACGGCGATTTTGCCGTGTTCGAATCCGGCGCCATCCTGATTTACCTCGCTGAACAGACCGGCAAGCTGATGCCTTCCGATCCGAAGGGTCGTTCGCTGGTATTGCAGTGGCTGATGTTCCAGATGGGAGGTATCGGCCCGATGCAAGGGCAGGCCAACGTGTTCTTCCGCTACTTTCCGGAAAAACTCCAGGGCGCCATCGACCGCTATCAGCATGAAACCCGTCGCCTCTACGAAGTGCTCGATACGCGTTTGCAAAGCGTGGAGTTCCTCGCCGGCGAGTACAGCATTGCCGACATCGCCACCTTTCCCTGGGTGCGTGGTTACGAGTGGTCGGGCGTCTCGGTGGAGGGCTTGACGGCGTTGCAACGCTGGATGGCCACCCTGGAGGCCCGGCCGGCGGTGCAGCGGGGTCTGCAGGTACCGCAACGTGCCGATGAAGCCAGTGTCATCAAGGGCGCCCAGGCCATGCTGATCCGATGA
- a CDS encoding alpha/beta hydrolase produces MSHVVEEVRLSLPHIELAAHLFGPEDGLPVIALHGWLDNANSFARLAPKLKGLRIIALDMAGHGHSGHRPPGAGYAMWDYAHDVLQVAEQLGLRKFALMGHSMGAIASLIIAGSMPERVTHLALIDGIIPPTDKGENAAERMGMALQAQLDLREKRKPVYDTLDRAIEARMKGLVAVSREAAELLAQRGLMPVPGGYTWRTDNRLTLPSPLRLTTEQAMAFVQRIKCPATLVFAADGMLAKHPELLERLPFSREQLPGGHHLHLNDESGADLVADCFNRFFAIP; encoded by the coding sequence ATGAGCCACGTCGTCGAAGAGGTCCGCCTGAGCCTGCCGCACATCGAACTGGCGGCGCACCTGTTCGGTCCTGAAGACGGATTGCCGGTCATTGCCCTGCATGGCTGGCTGGACAATGCCAACAGCTTTGCCCGTCTGGCACCCAAGCTCAAAGGCCTGCGCATCATCGCGCTGGACATGGCCGGTCACGGTCATTCCGGGCATCGCCCGCCAGGCGCCGGTTACGCCATGTGGGACTATGCCCACGATGTGTTGCAGGTCGCCGAACAGCTTGGACTGCGCAAGTTTGCGTTGATGGGGCATTCGATGGGCGCCATTGCTTCGCTGATCATCGCCGGGTCGATGCCCGAGCGAGTCACTCACCTGGCGTTGATCGACGGCATCATTCCTCCTACAGACAAAGGTGAAAATGCTGCCGAGCGAATGGGCATGGCCCTGCAGGCGCAACTGGATCTGCGGGAAAAGCGCAAACCGGTCTACGACACCCTCGACCGAGCCATCGAGGCGCGCATGAAGGGCCTGGTGGCGGTCAGTCGCGAGGCCGCTGAACTGCTGGCGCAGCGTGGCCTGATGCCGGTGCCGGGCGGCTACACCTGGCGCACCGACAATCGCCTCACGCTGCCATCGCCGCTGCGTCTTACCACCGAACAGGCCATGGCCTTCGTCCAGCGGATCAAGTGTCCTGCAACGCTGGTGTTCGCTGCCGACGGCATGCTCGCCAAACACCCGGAATTGCTGGAGCGTCTACCCTTTAGCCGGGAACAGCTGCCAGGCGGCCACCATTTGCATCTCAATGACGAGTCCGGTGCAGATCTTGTCGCAGACTGTTTCAATCGGTTCTTCGCCATTCCTTGA
- a CDS encoding alpha/beta fold hydrolase gives MSQQIFFAHANGFPSGTYGKLFAALAPEFQVTHLEQHAHDPRFPADDNWYNLVDELIHHLQQQAEPVWGVGHSFGGVLHLHAALRCPELYRGVVMLDSPVLTRTDRWVIRAAKRFGFIDRLTPAGRTLGRREEFADLDSARKYFAGKTLFRGFDPECFDAYLQHGLHRVDDKLRLRFDPATEISIYRGVPHTSPGSTRQLRVPLAVVRGHSSRVVMRHHASSVDRLPLGESLTMPGGHMFPLERPLDTAEMLKGLFHRWDGRRQQDCA, from the coding sequence ATGTCGCAACAGATCTTTTTCGCCCACGCCAATGGATTTCCTTCGGGGACCTACGGCAAGTTGTTTGCGGCGCTGGCACCCGAGTTTCAGGTGACGCATCTGGAGCAGCACGCCCACGACCCGCGTTTCCCGGCGGACGACAATTGGTACAACCTGGTGGATGAGCTGATCCATCACCTGCAACAACAGGCTGAGCCCGTGTGGGGCGTCGGTCACTCCTTCGGTGGCGTGTTGCACCTGCATGCGGCTTTGCGTTGCCCTGAGTTGTATCGCGGGGTGGTGATGCTCGACTCGCCAGTGCTGACCCGGACCGATCGATGGGTCATCCGGGCGGCCAAACGCTTCGGTTTCATCGACCGCTTGACGCCGGCCGGGCGTACCCTGGGCCGCCGTGAAGAGTTCGCCGACTTGGACAGCGCGCGGAAATATTTCGCCGGTAAAACCCTGTTTCGCGGCTTCGACCCGGAGTGCTTCGATGCCTACCTGCAACATGGTTTGCACCGGGTCGACGACAAGCTGCGCCTGCGGTTCGACCCGGCCACGGAAATCAGCATCTATCGCGGCGTGCCGCACACCAGCCCGGGCAGCACCCGGCAGTTGCGGGTGCCGCTGGCGGTGGTTCGCGGGCACAGCAGCCGCGTGGTGATGCGCCATCACGCCAGTTCGGTCGACCGCCTGCCATTGGGTGAGTCGTTGACCATGCCCGGCGGCCACATGTTTCCGCTCGAACGTCCCCTGGATACCGCTGAAATGCTCAAAGGCCTGTTCCATCGCTGGGACGGCCGTCGACAACAGGATTGCGCATGA
- a CDS encoding hotdog fold thioesterase → MSLWRTLPNIEQLNAIQKNTIGEVLDIRFEAFDDESLTASMVVDHRTHQPYGLLHGGASVVLAESVGSMASYLCIDASKFYCVGLEINANHLRGLRSGRVTAVAKAIHIGRTTHVWDIRLTSDEGKASCVSRLTMAVVPLGENPPAR, encoded by the coding sequence ATGAGCCTGTGGCGCACCCTCCCAAACATCGAGCAGTTGAACGCAATCCAGAAAAATACCATCGGCGAAGTGCTGGACATCCGTTTCGAGGCCTTCGACGACGAGTCCCTGACCGCCAGCATGGTCGTCGATCACCGCACCCATCAGCCTTACGGCTTGCTGCATGGCGGCGCTTCGGTGGTGCTGGCCGAATCGGTCGGTTCGATGGCCAGCTACCTGTGCATCGATGCCAGTAAATTCTATTGCGTGGGCCTGGAAATCAACGCCAACCATTTGCGCGGCCTGCGCAGCGGGCGGGTGACGGCGGTGGCAAAGGCGATCCACATCGGCCGCACGACCCATGTCTGGGACATTCGGTTGACCAGCGATGAGGGCAAGGCCAGTTGTGTGTCGCGGCTGACCATGGCGGTAGTGCCGTTGGGAGAGAATCCGCCAGCGCGTTAA
- a CDS encoding AMP-binding protein, with translation MSAAFRLPLDVFYEREARHPRQRFLVQPVGGGQVETLTWADVGHQARCAAHWLRARELPQGSHIALISKNCAHWIIADLAIWMAGHVSVPLYPNLTAESVSQVLEHSEAALAFIGKLDDWPGMSRGVSPDLPTISLPLHPPGTFDFSWADLQRSSPIQDDPKPAADQLATIIYTSGTTGLPKGVMHSFGNLGFATTRGTSLFGLNESDRLLSYLPLCHVAERMFVELASIYTGQTVFFAESLDTFLTDLQRARPTALFGVPRIWTKFQMGVYSKIPAKRLDFLLGLPIIGKRVGHKVLAGLGLDALRIALSGAAPVPQTLLLWYRKLGLDVLEVYGMTESCGYSHICMPGQNKPGWIGKPCPEVEVRIAESGEVMVRSGATMLGYFKEPEKTADTITEDGFLRTGDKGEEDAEGNLRLTGRLKEIFKTSKGKYVAPAPIENRLAVHSRIEQVCVVGDGLSAPLGLCVLSAVGQQDAGGAARAGLHSSLEKLLEEVNGALDKHERLRRLVVVKDSWAVENGFLTPTLKIKRNVIEAAYGERFEEWSERSEAVLWQD, from the coding sequence ATGTCTGCTGCTTTTCGTTTGCCACTGGACGTTTTCTACGAGCGTGAGGCCCGTCATCCCCGCCAGCGCTTTTTGGTCCAGCCTGTCGGAGGCGGCCAGGTCGAGACCTTGACCTGGGCGGACGTCGGTCATCAGGCCCGTTGCGCGGCCCATTGGTTGCGAGCGCGGGAACTGCCGCAGGGCAGCCATATCGCCCTGATCTCGAAGAACTGTGCGCACTGGATCATTGCCGACCTGGCGATCTGGATGGCTGGGCACGTTTCAGTGCCGTTGTACCCCAATCTCACGGCCGAGTCGGTTTCCCAGGTGCTTGAACACTCGGAAGCGGCGCTGGCGTTCATCGGCAAGCTCGACGACTGGCCAGGCATGTCCCGGGGCGTCAGCCCCGACCTGCCGACCATCAGCCTGCCCCTGCATCCTCCGGGTACGTTCGATTTCAGTTGGGCGGACCTGCAACGCAGCTCGCCGATCCAGGACGATCCCAAACCTGCCGCCGATCAACTGGCAACCATCATCTACACCTCCGGCACCACCGGCCTGCCCAAGGGCGTCATGCACAGTTTTGGCAACCTGGGGTTTGCCACCACCCGCGGCACGTCGTTGTTCGGTCTTAACGAGTCTGACCGGCTATTGTCCTACCTGCCGCTGTGCCACGTTGCCGAGCGGATGTTCGTCGAACTGGCATCGATCTATACAGGCCAGACGGTGTTTTTCGCCGAGAGCCTGGACACCTTTCTCACTGACCTGCAGCGTGCGCGCCCGACCGCACTGTTTGGCGTGCCGCGTATCTGGACCAAATTCCAGATGGGCGTGTACAGCAAGATCCCGGCAAAACGCCTGGACTTCCTGCTCGGCCTGCCGATCATTGGCAAACGGGTCGGGCATAAAGTCCTCGCCGGGTTGGGGCTGGATGCTTTGCGCATTGCGCTGTCCGGCGCTGCACCGGTGCCGCAGACCTTGTTGCTGTGGTACCGCAAATTGGGCTTGGACGTGCTGGAGGTCTACGGCATGACCGAGAGTTGCGGTTATTCGCACATCTGCATGCCGGGACAGAACAAACCAGGCTGGATCGGCAAGCCGTGCCCGGAAGTCGAAGTGCGAATCGCCGAGAGCGGGGAGGTGATGGTACGCAGTGGCGCCACCATGCTCGGTTATTTCAAGGAACCTGAAAAAACCGCCGACACCATTACCGAGGACGGCTTCCTGCGCACCGGCGACAAGGGTGAGGAGGACGCCGAAGGCAATCTGCGCCTGACCGGACGCCTGAAGGAAATCTTCAAGACCAGCAAAGGCAAATACGTGGCTCCGGCACCGATTGAAAATCGCCTGGCCGTGCATTCACGCATCGAACAGGTCTGCGTGGTGGGCGATGGCTTGAGTGCGCCGCTGGGGTTGTGCGTGTTGTCGGCGGTCGGCCAGCAGGATGCCGGCGGGGCTGCGCGCGCCGGCTTGCATTCCAGCCTGGAAAAACTGCTTGAAGAGGTCAATGGCGCCCTCGACAAGCATGAGCGACTGCGGCGCCTGGTGGTGGTCAAGGACAGTTGGGCCGTGGAAAACGGCTTCCTCACCCCGACCTTGAAGATCAAGCGCAATGTGATCGAAGCGGCTTACGGTGAGCGCTTTGAAGAATGGAGCGAGCGCAGCGAAGCGGTGCTGTGGCAGGATTGA
- the sixA gene encoding phosphohistidine phosphatase SixA, whose protein sequence is MKLWVLRHGEAEPYGTRADSERALTDHGRKEVLSSAARLMGQPLTAIYASPYLRAQQTAQLVREALGFEPEIRTVEWLTPETDPDKVAEQLVSVSNVLLVSHNPLVGHLLSYLQHGAGHPPEKVSTAGLAELKGDELLVGSMKLDSIKHP, encoded by the coding sequence ATGAAACTCTGGGTATTGCGTCATGGTGAAGCCGAGCCATACGGCACTCGAGCCGATTCCGAACGGGCACTGACCGACCACGGCCGCAAGGAAGTGTTGAGCAGTGCGGCGCGGTTGATGGGTCAGCCGTTGACGGCGATCTATGCCAGCCCCTACCTGCGTGCACAGCAGACGGCGCAACTGGTGCGCGAGGCATTGGGCTTCGAGCCCGAGATCCGCACCGTAGAGTGGCTGACCCCGGAAACCGACCCGGACAAAGTGGCCGAGCAACTGGTATCGGTGAGTAACGTCCTTTTGGTCAGCCACAACCCGCTGGTAGGGCATTTGTTGAGTTACCTGCAACATGGTGCCGGGCATCCGCCGGAAAAAGTCAGCACCGCCGGGTTGGCCGAACTCAAAGGCGATGAGTTACTGGTCGGGTCGATGAAGCTCGACAGCATCAAGCACCCTTAG
- a CDS encoding DUF4389 domain-containing protein, with product MNDPKVEAKYESILLRALWMIVFVLVWQVAQFILGAVVLVQLIYRLFYGAPSASLMNFGDSLSQFLAQIGRFGSFHSDQKPWPFADWPTPRTPEGEAPHVVAPAPHPARDEEPKL from the coding sequence ATGAACGATCCAAAAGTAGAAGCCAAATACGAGTCCATCCTCCTGCGCGCGTTGTGGATGATCGTCTTCGTGCTGGTGTGGCAAGTGGCGCAGTTCATCCTCGGCGCTGTCGTGCTGGTGCAGTTGATCTATCGTTTGTTCTATGGCGCCCCGAGCGCCAGCCTGATGAATTTCGGCGACAGCCTGAGCCAGTTTCTGGCGCAGATCGGTCGTTTCGGCAGCTTTCACAGCGACCAGAAGCCTTGGCCGTTCGCCGACTGGCCGACGCCACGTACGCCGGAAGGTGAGGCGCCGCATGTCGTGGCGCCGGCACCGCATCCGGCCCGAGATGAGGAACCCAAACTATGA
- a CDS encoding NAD(P)H-dependent glycerol-3-phosphate dehydrogenase, producing MTEQRPIAVLGGGSFGTAVANLLAENGHQVLQWMRDPEQAEAIRVNRENPRYLKGIKILPGVTPVTDLQATLDTCDLCFVALPSSALRSVLVPHAERLTGKCLVSLTKGIEAHTFKLMSEILEEIAPQARIGVLSGPNLAREIAEHALTATVVASEDEELCQQVQAALHGRTFRVYASADRFGVELGGALKNVYAIIAGMAVALGMGENTKSMLITRALAEMTRFAVNQGANPMTFLGLAGVGDLIVTCSSPKSRNYQVGFALGQGLSLDEAVTRLGEVAEGVNTLKVLKAKAQEVGVYMPLVAGLHAILFEGRTLEQVIGLLMRGEPKTDVDFISTSGFN from the coding sequence ATGACTGAACAGCGCCCGATTGCGGTCCTGGGAGGCGGAAGTTTCGGAACCGCCGTGGCTAATCTGCTGGCCGAGAATGGGCATCAGGTCTTGCAATGGATGCGTGACCCGGAACAGGCCGAGGCCATTCGGGTCAATCGCGAGAACCCGCGTTACCTCAAAGGCATCAAGATTTTGCCTGGCGTCACGCCGGTCACCGATCTGCAAGCCACCCTGGATACCTGTGACCTGTGTTTCGTCGCATTGCCTTCCAGCGCGCTGCGCTCGGTGCTGGTGCCGCACGCCGAACGCTTGACTGGCAAATGCCTGGTGAGCCTGACCAAGGGCATCGAAGCCCATACGTTCAAGCTGATGAGCGAGATCCTCGAAGAGATCGCGCCGCAAGCGCGTATCGGTGTCCTGTCCGGACCCAACCTGGCCCGTGAGATCGCCGAACATGCTCTGACCGCCACGGTGGTCGCCAGTGAAGACGAAGAACTGTGCCAGCAGGTTCAGGCCGCGCTGCACGGCCGTACCTTTCGTGTGTACGCCAGCGCCGACCGTTTCGGCGTGGAGCTGGGCGGGGCGTTGAAAAACGTCTACGCGATCATTGCCGGCATGGCGGTGGCGCTGGGCATGGGCGAAAACACCAAGAGCATGCTGATCACCCGGGCATTGGCGGAAATGACCCGCTTCGCGGTCAATCAGGGCGCCAACCCGATGACCTTCCTGGGCCTGGCGGGCGTGGGCGATCTGATCGTGACCTGCTCGTCGCCCAAGAGCCGTAACTATCAGGTCGGGTTTGCCCTCGGCCAGGGCCTGAGCCTGGACGAGGCTGTCACCCGCCTGGGCGAGGTCGCCGAAGGGGTCAACACCCTTAAAGTGCTCAAGGCCAAGGCCCAGGAGGTTGGCGTGTACATGCCGCTGGTCGCCGGGCTGCACGCGATCCTGTTCGAAGGGCGCACGTTGGAACAGGTCATCGGTCTGTTGATGCGTGGCGAGCCGAAAACCGACGTCGACTTTATTTCCACCAGTGGTTTCAACTAA